DNA sequence from the Stenotrophomonas sp. 24(2023) genome:
GCCCCCTGCCCGGCCACGCCCGGATGACGACCCCATCTTCAGGCGGATAGGCGATAATCGCGTCATGAACGCACCTGCCTCTCCCGATTCGCTGGTCATCGCCGGCAAGACCTATTCCTCGCGCCTGCTCACCGGCACCGGCAAGTTCAAGGACCTGGAAGAAACCCGCCTGGCCACCGAGGCCGCTGGCGCCCAGATCGTGACCGTGGCCATCCGCCGCACCAACATCGGCCAGAACCCGGGCGAACCGAACCTGCTGGACGTGCTGCCGCCGGACCGCTACGCGATCCTGCCCAACACCGCCGGCTGCTACACCGCCGAGGACGCCGTGCGCACCTGCCGGCTGGCGCGCGAACTGCTGGACGGCCACAACCTGACCAAGCTGGAAGTGCTGGGCGACCAGAAGACCCTGTACCCGGACGTGATGCAGACCCTGAAGGCGGCCGAGCAGCTGGTCAAGGACGGTTTCGAGGTGATGGTCTACACCTCCGACGACCCGATCCTGGCCAAGCGCCTGGAAGAGATCGGCTGCGCCGCGGTGATGCCGCTGGCCGCGCCGATCGGTTCGGGCCTGGGCATCCAGAACAAGTACAACCTGATCGAGATCATCGAGAACGCGAAGGTGCCGATCATCGTCGATGCCGGCGTGGGCACGGCCTCCGACGCGGCCATCGCGATGGAGCTGGGCTGTGACGGCGTGCTGATGAATACCGCCATTGCCGGTGCCCGCCATCCGGTGCTGATGGCCAGTGCCATGCGCAAGGCCGTGGAGGCCGGGCGCGAAGCGTTCCTGGCCGGGCGCATTCCGCGCAAGCGCTACGCCAGCGCCTCTTCCCCGGTGGAAGGACTGGTGGGCTGAGATGACCGATCCGTTCTCCAGCGCGGGCTCCAAAGCACCGCCGAAGCCGTTCACGGTCAACGAAGGCCGCCGTGAGATCCGCAGCTTCGTGCTGCGCCAGGGCCGCTTCACCCCGGCCCAGCAGCGCGCGTTCGATGAACGCTGGCCGCGCTTCGGCCTGGATTACAGCGGGCAGCTGCGCGACCTGGATGCCACCTTCGGCCGCACCGCACCGAAGGTGCTGGAAATCGGCTTCGGCAACGGTGCCGCGCTGCGCTTTGCCGCCCAGCACGACCCGTCGCGCGACTACATCGGCATCGAAGTGCATGCGCCCGGCGTGGGCCGCCTGCTCAACGCGCTGGCCGACGACAACGCCGACCATGTGCGCCTGTACCACCACGATGCGGTGGAGGTGCTGGAAAAGGAAATCGCCGATGGCGCGCTGGATGAAGTGCGCATCTACTTCCCGGACCCGTGGCACAAGAAGCGCCATAACAAGCGCCGCCTGGTGCAGCCGGCCTTTGCCGAGCTGATCGTGCGCAAGCTGCGCCCCGGCGGCCGCCTGCACTGCGCCACCGACTGGGAAAACTACGCCGAGCAGATGTGGGACGTGCTCGATGCCACCGCCGGCCTGGTCAACCGCGCCGGCCCGCGTGGCACCGTGCCGCGCCCGGACTGGCGACCGCAGACCCATTTCGAGACCCGCGGCCAGAAGCTCGGCCATGGCGTCTGGGACCTGCTGTACGACCGCACCTGACCGGCCACCGAGGACACCGCGCCCCACATGGATACCGCGCTGACGCTGACCAACGACATGAAGCTCGTGCTCGGGCTGGTCGGCTTCACGATGGCGATGTTCCTGTTCGAGCGCATCCGCGCCGACGTGGTCGCGCTGGTGGTGCTGGTGGTGCTCGGGGTCACCGGCCTGATCGCACCGGAAGAGATCTTCGGTGGCTTCTCCGGTAACGCGGTGATGAGCATCATCGCCACCACCATCCTCGGTGCGGGCCTGGACCGCACCGGGGCACTGAACCGGCTGGCCGCCTGGCTGCTGCGCCGCGGCCACGGCGTCGAACAGCGGCTGCTGATGATGACCACGGCCATCGCCGGCCTGAACTCGTCCTTCATGCAGAACCCCTCGGTGATGGCGCTGTACCTGCCGGTGGCCTCGCGGCTGGCCGCGCGCACCGGGCTGACCCTGCAGCGCCTGCTGCTGCCCATTGCCGCGGCGATCGTGATGGGTGGTGCGCTGACCATGGTCGGCAACTCGCCGCTGATCCTGCTCAACGACCTGCTGGCCTCGGCCAACAACAACCTGCCCTCGGGCCTGGCCACCATCGAGCCGCTGCGCATGTTCGCACCGCTGCCGATCGGCCTGGCGCTGGTGGTGGCCTCGCTGCTTTACTTCCGCTACTACGGCGACCGCAAGCTGATCGAAGAAGAGACCCTGGTCAACGACGGGGTGACCCCGGCGCGCACCGAAAGCTACTTCGCCAAGACCTACGGCATCGAGGGCGATGTGTTCGAGCTGGTGGTCAGCGCCGAAAGCCCGCTGGTCGGCATGACCCTGGGCGAAGCGGAGAACCTGCACGATGCCCCGCTGCTGCTGGCACTGAAGACCGGCAACGACACCCGCCTGGCACCGCCGGCGGAAATGCGCATCTGGGTGGGCAGCGTGCTGGGCGTGATGGGCGCGCGCGAGGTGGTCAACGATTTCGCGCAGAACCAGTTCCTGCGCATGTCCTCGCGCCTGAAGCACCTGGGCGATCTGTTCAATCCCAGCCGCGCGGGCATTTCCGAGGCGGTGGTGCCGCCGACCTCCAACGTGATCGGCAAGAGCGCCGCGGACCTGCGCCTGCGCAAGGAGCGCGGCATCAGCCTGCTGGCGATCAACCGCGACAAGCAGGTCATCCGCGAGGACGTGCGCGATGTGTCCCTGCGGGCCGGTGACATGCTGGTGTTCCACAGCATCTGGACCGATCTGGCGCAGGCCGCCAAGAGCCGTGACTTCGTGGTGGTGACCGACTACCCCACCGGCGAACAGCGCCCGCACAAGTTCAAGATCGCCATGGCGATCTTCGCCCTGACCATCCTGATCGCGCTGACCAGCAAGCTGCCGGTGGCGCTGACCCTGATGACCGGCGTGGCCGGCATGCTGCTGACCGGCGTGCTGCGCATGGACGAGGCCTACGCCTCGATCAACTGGAAGACGGTGTTCATGATGGCCGGGCTGATTCCGCTCGGCTGGGCGATGGATTCCAGCGGTGCGGCGGCGTGGGTGGCCGGCCACACCATCGACAAGCTGCCCACCGGCATTCCGATCTGGGTGCTGGAAGTGGCGCTGGCGCTGCTGACCACGGCGTTCTCGCTGGTGATCAGCCATGTCGGCGCGACCATCGTGATGGTGCCCATCGCGGTGAACCTGGCACTGGCGGCGGGAGGCAACCCGACCGCGTTCGCGTTGATCGTGGCGCTGTCGGCGTCCAACAACCTGATGACCGCCTCCAACCCGGTGATCTCGATGATCACCGGCCCGGCCAACTACACCCCGCGCGAGATGTGGCGGGTCGGCGGCCCGTTGTCGCTGATCTACACCTGCGTGGTGGTGTTGATGATCAACCTGATGTTCTGAGGGTTGGGGTTTGTTGGCAGGGCTGCGCCCTGCACCCGCAGAAACCGAAGCAACGGCAACAGCTGGTTTACTGGGGGATGGCGGGGCGGGTCCGGTTGCGGGGGACGCTGCAAGTACGTCCATGTAAGCTCGGTCGCCGCATCCATGCGGCTCACGCCCCCGCAACCGGACCCACCCCGCCTTCGACAGATTTCTGCGATCTGCCTGAACGGCGTCGTACACCGCTTTGGTAGGTGTCGACCTTGGTCGACACGGTACATCCACGCCATGCGTGGATGCTTTCGACTGCTTTGGCCTCAGGCCAGGTAGACCTGCCCGTCGCGCACGTCCAGCGGGACCGCGCGCAGGCGGTCGCCCTTGCACGGGCCGGCGATGCAATCGCCGCTGTCCAGCGCGAACGAGGCGCCATGCGCGGCGCAGACCAGGTGCCCTTCACGGCTCTTGAGGAACTGCCCCGGGGCCCAGTCCAGGCGCCGGCCAGCATGCGGGCAGATGTTCAGGAACGCACGCACCTGGACGCCGTCGCGGTACAGCACCAGCGATTCGGCGTCGCCCTCGACCGTGGCTTCGACCTCGGCAAATCCCCCATCGGCAATGGCATCCAGGGCGATCAGGGCAGGCGTGGCGTCAGTCATGGCGAAGGCTCGTACGTAAACCGGCATTCTCGCATGCCGGGTCAGGTCACTGGCTGCGACATGAACACAAGTCATTGATTCGTAATAAGCCACGGCTATATTTAACGAGTTTTTCACTCAATGACAGTCGGACCGCCCTGATACTGGCCGCTCGCTGATTCCCAGCCTATCGAGCCGTCCATGTTCAACCGCACTTCCGCCTTCAACCAGTTCCGTACCCTGTTTGCCCCGCGCAAGCCGCGGCACCCGCTGGTGCGCGTGGCCGTGGGCCTGCTGGGCCTGGCGATCCTGGCCGCCATGGTGTTCATCGGTGTGTTCGTGGGCGCGGCCATGATCCTGGTCGGCCTGGCGTGGAAGCTGCTGGCCTCGCGCAAGCCGGTAACGCCGCGCGCGGCCGCCGATGCCAACGTGGTCGAGGGCGAATACCGCGTCGTGCGCAAGTCGGCTTTGCCGATGTCGCGCTGATGGCGCTGGCCCGCTGACGCGGGCGCCATGCCGTTCTAGACTGCGGGGGCCTTCCTGACTGGAACCCCCGCATGTCCGCTGCCGCTGTTTCCGATGTGATCGCTACGCCCGCCCTTCCGCGCATTCCGGTGGTGGGCGGCGGCACGTTCCCGGTCCACCGCATCTACTGTGTCGGCCGCAACTTCGCCGACCATGCCCGTGAGATGGGCGCGGCCGTGCCGGCTGCCGATGACCGTGGCCGCCCGATGTTCTTCAGCAAGCCGGCCGATGCGATCGTGGTCGGCCATGACGATGTGATTCCCTACCCGCCCTCCACCCAGGACCTGCATCACGAGGTCGAACTGGTGGTGGCCATCGGCCAGGATGCCCCGGCCGGTGAACTGGCCGTGGCCGATGCCGAGGCACTGGTCTATGGCTACGCCGTCGGCCTGGACCTGACCCGCCGCGACCTGCAGGCGGCCGCCAAGCAGAAAGGCCACCCCTGGGATGCGGCCAAGGGCTTCGATGCTTCCGCGCCGATCAGCGAGATCGTGCATGCCGGCGAGGTGGGCGACCTGTCCGCACTGAACCTGTCGCTGGAGGTCAACGGTGAAGTGCGCCAGCAATCGCTGCTCGACCAGATGATCTGGAACGTGCCGGAAATCCTGCATGAGCTGTCCAAGCTGTGGCAGCTGCGTGCCGGCGACCTGGTGTTCATGGGCACCCCTGCCGGCGTGGCCGCGCTCAAGCCCGGCGACCGCTTCAGTGCACGCCTGGAAAACGTCGGCGAACGCCACGGCATCATCGCCGGCTGACATCGGCTGGGTTACCCTGCGCGCTGTCCCCCTGCCCCTGCGGAGAAAAACACGAATGGGAATGCTCACCGAGTTCAAGGAATTCGCGATGCGCGGCAACGTCATCGACCTGGCGGTCGGTGTGGTCATCGGCGCGGCGTTCGGCAAGATCGTCACCGCACTGGTGGAAAAGATCATCATGCCGCCGCTGGGCCTGCTGATCGGCAAGGTGGATTTCTCCCAGCTGGCTTGGACGCTGTCTCCGGCCAGCATCGGGCCCGATGGCAAG
Encoded proteins:
- a CDS encoding fumarylacetoacetate hydrolase family protein; this encodes MSAAAVSDVIATPALPRIPVVGGGTFPVHRIYCVGRNFADHAREMGAAVPAADDRGRPMFFSKPADAIVVGHDDVIPYPPSTQDLHHEVELVVAIGQDAPAGELAVADAEALVYGYAVGLDLTRRDLQAAAKQKGHPWDAAKGFDASAPISEIVHAGEVGDLSALNLSLEVNGEVRQQSLLDQMIWNVPEILHELSKLWQLRAGDLVFMGTPAGVAALKPGDRFSARLENVGERHGIIAG
- the mscL gene encoding large-conductance mechanosensitive channel protein MscL, whose product is MGMLTEFKEFAMRGNVIDLAVGVVIGAAFGKIVTALVEKIIMPPLGLLIGKVDFSQLAWTLSPASIGPDGKEIPAVVIGYGDFLNTLVQFVIVAFAIFLVVKAINRLSRKQEAAPAAPAEEVLLLREIRDNLKK
- a CDS encoding Rieske (2Fe-2S) protein, translated to MTDATPALIALDAIADGGFAEVEATVEGDAESLVLYRDGVQVRAFLNICPHAGRRLDWAPGQFLKSREGHLVCAAHGASFALDSGDCIAGPCKGDRLRAVPLDVRDGQVYLA
- a CDS encoding thiazole synthase; this translates as MNAPASPDSLVIAGKTYSSRLLTGTGKFKDLEETRLATEAAGAQIVTVAIRRTNIGQNPGEPNLLDVLPPDRYAILPNTAGCYTAEDAVRTCRLARELLDGHNLTKLEVLGDQKTLYPDVMQTLKAAEQLVKDGFEVMVYTSDDPILAKRLEEIGCAAVMPLAAPIGSGLGIQNKYNLIEIIENAKVPIIVDAGVGTASDAAIAMELGCDGVLMNTAIAGARHPVLMASAMRKAVEAGREAFLAGRIPRKRYASASSPVEGLVG
- the trmB gene encoding tRNA (guanosine(46)-N7)-methyltransferase TrmB; amino-acid sequence: MTDPFSSAGSKAPPKPFTVNEGRREIRSFVLRQGRFTPAQQRAFDERWPRFGLDYSGQLRDLDATFGRTAPKVLEIGFGNGAALRFAAQHDPSRDYIGIEVHAPGVGRLLNALADDNADHVRLYHHDAVEVLEKEIADGALDEVRIYFPDPWHKKRHNKRRLVQPAFAELIVRKLRPGGRLHCATDWENYAEQMWDVLDATAGLVNRAGPRGTVPRPDWRPQTHFETRGQKLGHGVWDLLYDRT
- a CDS encoding SLC13 family permease — encoded protein: MDTALTLTNDMKLVLGLVGFTMAMFLFERIRADVVALVVLVVLGVTGLIAPEEIFGGFSGNAVMSIIATTILGAGLDRTGALNRLAAWLLRRGHGVEQRLLMMTTAIAGLNSSFMQNPSVMALYLPVASRLAARTGLTLQRLLLPIAAAIVMGGALTMVGNSPLILLNDLLASANNNLPSGLATIEPLRMFAPLPIGLALVVASLLYFRYYGDRKLIEEETLVNDGVTPARTESYFAKTYGIEGDVFELVVSAESPLVGMTLGEAENLHDAPLLLALKTGNDTRLAPPAEMRIWVGSVLGVMGAREVVNDFAQNQFLRMSSRLKHLGDLFNPSRAGISEAVVPPTSNVIGKSAADLRLRKERGISLLAINRDKQVIREDVRDVSLRAGDMLVFHSIWTDLAQAAKSRDFVVVTDYPTGEQRPHKFKIAMAIFALTILIALTSKLPVALTLMTGVAGMLLTGVLRMDEAYASINWKTVFMMAGLIPLGWAMDSSGAAAWVAGHTIDKLPTGIPIWVLEVALALLTTAFSLVISHVGATIVMVPIAVNLALAAGGNPTAFALIVALSASNNLMTASNPVISMITGPANYTPREMWRVGGPLSLIYTCVVVLMINLMF